Genomic segment of Salvelinus sp. IW2-2015 unplaced genomic scaffold, ASM291031v2 Un_scaffold2348, whole genome shotgun sequence:
CATTCCGTTTAATGACATTGTTCCCatcagttggtatagcctaccTTATCATTCCGTTTAATTACATTGTTCCCATCAGTTGGTATAGCCCAccttatcattccatttaatacCTTGTCCCTCAGTTGGTATAGCCCATTATCATTCCCTTTATACCCTTGTCCCATCAGTTGGTATAGCCCACCTTATTCCGTTTTTAATTAATTAGAAGGCAGTGTGCCAAGTTGATATTGGGGGATGGCTTTTAGATGTTATATGTGAATGTGAGTCTTAAGCTTTGTCGGCATGTGCTGAGGCATAATTAAGCACCTCTGTATCAGTTTGATTGGATACGCTAGTGCCCCGAAGATAGATAGGGTGTGGCATGTTCTTGCCCGACCAACAGTTCGTCGTAGGATACATTGGGTTCATCAAGTTGGTATAAGGCCCACCTTATCATTCGTTTAATACATTGTTCCATCAGTGATGCTTAGCATTCCGTTATACTGTTCCCACATAGGCCCACCTTATCATTTCATTTATGACTTGTTCCCATCCAGTTGGTATAGCCCCCTTATCATTCCATTTAAATACCCTTGGTCCCATCAGTTGGTATTAGGCCAccttatcattccatttaatgaCATTGTTCCCATCAGTTCGTATAGCCACCTTATCATTCCGTTTAATTACATTGTTCCCACAGTTGTATAGCCCACCTTATTCAATTCCGTTTTAATTTACATGTTCCATCAGTTGGATAGCCCACCTTATCATTCTCCGTTTTTAATTGTTGTCCCACATGCGTATAGCCGACCTTATATTCGTCTTAATTACATTGTCCCCATCAGTTGTATAGCCCCACTAGCATTCCGTTTAATTACATTTTCCCATCAGTGTTAAGCCCACTTACATTCCTTATACATTGTCCCCATAGTGGATAGCCCACCTTACATTCCGTTTATGACATTGCTTCCATCAGTTGGTATAGCCCTCTAGTCCTCTTAACGCTGTCACAGCCGTGTTGCTGAGAACATTAGTACCAGTGATAATTATATTAAAAGACAGGCTAATTAAATCATTTCTGCAGCGCAGATCACAGAGTAACAGTTTGAACCGGCGCATCGGTGATATTGGCTGTTCATCAACACATTCGCATATTAGTGCAGGTAATAGACCAGGGTATAACTCCATGATTCTCCCTGTTATAACAGTCCCATGGTTTATAAGGTAATAGACCAGGGTATAACCTATATTGAACACTATTCTCCCTGTTATAACAGTCCCATGGTTAGTACAGGTAAATAGACCAGGGTATAACCTCTAGTGTACACTATCTCCCTGTTAACAGTCCTGGTTAGTACAGTAATAGACCAGGGTATAACCTACTAGGTACACTATTCTCCGTTATAACAGTCCATGGTTAGTAACAGGTAATAGACAGGTATAACCTACTagtgtacactattctccctgtTTAGAATTATATGTACACTATCTTCCacattaccatgggttgaagAACTGAATGAATCAAACCACCATTTTCTTTATTTGTGTGAAGGCTTTCAGGCCAGTTTAATGATCATAAATATTACTTACCTAAATAATCTACACAGAGTATTTTCAATCTACCATTGGTGCTGAAATGGAGACACATATTTAGATGACTTTCTTGAATGACATTTATTCAGAGTGGGCAAGGTAGCCACACCTACAGAGCGTGTTACACGACagaatagagccccacagtggtgtGTCtctaatacccataaaaccttgtGGTCAAACggaatggttccaatcgtttcccaccatttattttagaaacatttaaaataggCTGTGTTTCGTTTAGGTTTGCCctgcgtgatgttttgataaccgtgtaaatctagggacaaggtgactttatcaatatatttgctctatttactctgattcgaaaaatgctaattagcatcaagtAGACTCATGCAAACTACAATCCCAGCATGCTCCTGCAcctcatctctagctgacacctttgctaacaggtattttTCAATTAAAACTTAACCAAGACTGTTCACAGAATTGTACTATTTTTAAAGCAATTTATCCTATTTAATCTTTACTACTGTTAGTCtttgtttttccatttatattcGAGGTTGACATGAGCACATAGGGCGCACCGATTTGGTGTTGCCTCGTTAGTCAGGATGTGTTACACCTTTGctgcccaggtgatatttaagagtggatGGCCATGGCTTCAGTTGTCttgagatgtggagggttaacaccttcaGTTGTCTTGAATGGGTTCGTGTCTGATGTGGAGGTTAACACCTTCAGTTGTCTTGAgaatgtggagggttaacactcTTCAGTTGTCTTGAGATGTGGAGGTTAACACCTTCATTGTTTGAGATGTGAGGGTTAACACTTAGTTGTCttgagatgtggagggttaacaacttcagttgtcttgaatgtggagggttaacaccttcaGTTGTCTTGAGATTGGAGGGTTAACACTTAGTTGTCTGAgaatgtggagggttaacaccttcagttgtcttgagatgtggagggttaacaccttcagttgtcttgagatgtggagggttaacaccttcaGTTGTCttgatgtggagggttaacaccttcaGTTGGCGCGTCCTATTTGacttgtaaaaaaaattaaaacgttttttttttttaattttaaaagtcctttatctgatcttcattgtttttgttttgctccacttttttgtttacttccTTGGTGTGGGTTTTCTTTGTGTTTTCCTCTTCTTGGGTacatttagtgggtctcatggtgggtgtcttttaggtcccagttgttgttactagtcatctttcagtggacacccccatgagtatCTTTCAGAACCGCTCCTAGAACCCCACCACCTGTTTTGGTTGTTGATGATTCTGTTAGTTCCCTCTTCTGTTTGAGATACattatttggttttcttgctgggaaACRTAACACTacagttagctaacattagttaatccagagattcttacctttgtctCGATTcgtcagtctcgtccagatcatcatggtatttgtagttctttatgatagccgcattagcagctaattagcatttcattatgataaaagtcaccttgtccgagagagatttacatggttatcaaaacgtcacgccggGGTAAACCTACAAGGGGTTCTAAAATTCCCTTTGGGAATAAGAAATGGTGGAATAAACGATTGGGAAAATgaccctgtttgactgctaggttttatgggtattatgactcatactgtggtactataaggtaagtctgaataccaaatactgagaagtgtgTACATTCATAAGTCTGAATCGGCCCCTTAACGTTTCCATCCGTTAGACGGATTTGAGAATGGCAACTGAATTTCAAAGCTTTTGTGTTTTTGGTTTCTATTGGTTTATTCCTTTGTTTTTCTGGATGTTCTGTGGGAACAACAGTCTCTATTGGTTTATTCCTTCCAGGGTCGTGGAGTGGGGTTGATGGGAGGATGAAGACTGAACTCAACACATTACCCTCTGTACTTGGACTGAAGACTACAGGTGATTAACACTGATGTCAGGGACTGTAGAATGGACTATTGGTTTAGGAAGGCTAAgatgctctctctgtcttctccagaGCACATCACCCATCCTGCCTCTGAGCTACAGTGGGAATGCCCCTCTCCGTCTGATGAGTGGTCAGGATTAAGTAAGAAACAATTCGTTTTGAGTTAATGTGCTGTGATTTCTGCCTTCACTGGGCGGGTACGATATGTAACTTGGTATTTTCTCTGTTCTGTTTCCAGACGGTATTGCAGCAGCGGACCCCAGCTCAGACTGGAACGCCCCGACAGAGCCGTGGGGGAACTATGAGGGACCCCCGGTGGGAGAGGCCCCCGGCCCCCCACCCCAGGACCCTGTACCCAACCACCCCCAGGGGGAACAGGGGTCAGACGATGACAAGGAGGATGACTCTGCCGGGGGGGCTGCCAggcccaagaagaagaagaagaagaagaagaagagggctgAGGAAGGTGCTGTAAGAAGACCGAACTACGAGGATGATCTGATAGGTTAGACCACAATGGCCTGTACCACCACTGTTGTTACCTGCCTGTACCACCACCTGTCTGTTACCTGGCCTGTACCACCACCTGTCCTGTACGCTACACCTGTCTGTTACCTGCCTGTACCACACCTGTCTGTTACCTGGCTGTCACTACTGTCCTGTACCACACCTGTTGTTACCTGCCTGTAACCACCACTGTCCTGTACCACACCTGTCTGTTACCTGTCCTGTACCACCAGCGTCTGTTACATGTCCTGTACCACCACCTGGACCTGTACCAACACTGTCTGTTACATGCCTGTACCACCACTGTCTGTTACCTGGCCTGTACCACCACTGTCTGTTACCTGGCCTTACCACACCTGTCCTGTACCACCACCTGTCTGTTACTCTGTACCCACCGTGTCTTACCTGCTGTACACACCACCTGTCTGTTAC
This window contains:
- the LOC112073736 gene encoding protein LYRIC isoform X1, yielding MKTELNTLPSVLGLKTTEHITHPASELQWECPSPSDEWSGLNGIAAADPSSDWNAPTEPWGNYEGPPVGEAPGPPPQDPVPNHPQGEQGSDDDKEDDSAGGAARPKKKKKKKKKRAEEGGGTGQVTSDSMTVKPVESPALPPAGTKQXQPSSQKISDPSFDAPKPSQKKKVRKETGS